From Pontibacter actiniarum, a single genomic window includes:
- a CDS encoding thioredoxin family protein: MAQQTATIALGTQAHNFALLDTASDKLISLQDVSSQKASVIMFICNHCPYVQHILPELVQFAARYKAQGVSFVAINANNADEYPQDGPQYMKALAHQLQFPFPYLYDQTQQVARTYHAECTPEFYAYDGNMRLAYHGQFDDSRPSNGKPVTGQSLGQALDALLAGQPVPAQQVPSVGCGIKWRSR, from the coding sequence ATGGCACAGCAAACAGCCACCATTGCACTTGGCACACAGGCACACAACTTCGCCCTCCTGGATACCGCTTCCGATAAGCTGATCTCGCTGCAGGATGTATCGTCGCAAAAAGCCTCCGTTATCATGTTTATCTGCAACCACTGCCCTTATGTACAGCATATTCTGCCAGAGCTGGTGCAGTTTGCCGCCCGTTACAAGGCCCAGGGGGTGAGCTTTGTCGCTATCAATGCGAACAACGCAGACGAGTACCCACAGGACGGGCCGCAGTACATGAAAGCGCTTGCCCACCAGCTGCAGTTCCCTTTCCCCTACCTCTATGACCAGACGCAGCAGGTTGCCCGCACCTACCACGCAGAATGTACCCCGGAGTTTTACGCCTACGACGGGAACATGCGCCTCGCCTACCACGGGCAGTTCGACGACTCCAGGCCCAGTAACGGAAAGCCGGTTACAGGGCAAAGCCTGGGCCAGGCACTAGACGCACTGCTTGCCGGGCAGCCGGTGCCAGCGCAGCAGGTGCCAAGCGTGGGATGCGGTATTAAGTGGCGTTCGCGTTAG